The Metamycoplasma canadense genomic interval TTCATTAATCACATCATCATAAGTTTGTTTATAACCTTGTCCAACACCTAATATTACTTCAAATCCTAAAGCTTTTAATTCATTTGCTTTTTTATCTAAGATATTTTTGTTGTTAATTAAGTCTATTTTTGTTAGCACGGCTATTTTATTTACATCATTTAATTCTTTAATTTTATTAATAATAAATTTATCACCTTTTCCTAATTCTTCATTTGCTGGGGTTAAAAAAAGAATTAAATCAACGCTTTGTATTGTATTGTATGCTTTTTCATTTAGTTTTTCTGATAGTAAAAATTCAGCTTTATGAATTCCTGGTGTATCAATAAAAATTATTTGATTATTATTATCATTATAGATGCCTTTTATGTTATCTCTAGTTGTTTGAGCAAGATTAGATACAATAGCTAAATCAAAATCTAAAATATTATTAACCAATGTACTCTTTCCAACATTTGGTCTACCAATTAAACCAACATAACAAATTTTTTTCATATCACCTCACAATTTTTTAGATTCTCTTTATATTTAGTCTTGACATTATGTTTTCAACATGATTATTCATTATTGTTGCTTCTTCTTCAGTTTGATGATCAAAGCCAAATAAATGAGCAATTCCATGAGCAAAAATGTAGCAAATTTCTCTTTTTAGACTGTGATTAAACTTTTTAGCCTGTTTTTTTATTTTTCAAGGAGATATTATTATTTGGCCTAATTCAAGAAAATCTAAAAAATCTAGTTCATTTTCAGCTTCTAAAGGAAAACTCAAAATATCAGTTGTGTAGTTTTTATTTCTATGTAAAAAATTGAGTTTTTTCATCTTAAATTTATTTACAAAAAGTAAGTCTACAGATAAATTTTTTTTAGCATTAAATTCTTTTTTAGCTTCTTTTAAAATATTCAAAAAATCATCTTTAAATTTAAAGTGAAAAAAACTCTTGTTTTTAATTGAAAGTTTATGCATGAAAATAATTATAAATTAATGCAAAAAAAATACAAAAATTTAAGATATTTTTTTTATTACAAAAACAGGGGAATTTTTAATCAAAAATTTTTCATTGTGACTAGTTTCAATAATAATTGAATTTTGTTGTTTTTCTAAAATACATTTTTGCATTATTTTTCAAACATCATTTGATAAAAATTCAAAAGTTTCATCAAGTAAAATTAATTGGTATTTTTTAATAACTAATGGTAATAATTTTATTATTTGTATTTGTCCTGCAGATAAGTTTGATTTGTTAATATATAAATTTGAAAAAATATCTAATTTTAAGGCATTTAATAAAAAAATAAAATCATTATTTCGTAATATTTCGTTTCTTTGTTTTTCATTTATATTTCAAAATAAATAAGTATATAAATCTGTATTGGGAAAATCATTATTTTTATTTGAAAAATAAACATTTTTAGTGAATCAACTTGGACTAATTTTTTCAATCGGAATATTATTAAAGAATATTGAATTTTTTGTGTCATAAAATAATCCAGAAATTAGTTTTAAAAAAGTAGTTTTTCCAATTCCATTTTCACCCTTAATAATTAAGTTTTTTTCAATATGTAAATTTAAATCAGAAAAAATCTTTTTTGAGCCTAAATTTAATGATAAATTTTTAATTCTTATCGAGTTTAAAATTAGGTTATTTTTAAACTTATTTTTATTATTTTTTAGAGGAATTTTTAAAACAAAAAAGATTTTTTGAATATTGGTTTTATTTATTAGTTTTGTTATAGAGTAATTTTGTAAATTATTTATAGGATCATTTAATAAATTTTGTACTTGTAAAATAAAAAATAATTGTGTAATATTGCTAAGTTGTAATTTAATAAATAAAGTATAAATTATAATGTTATTTAGTAAATTTAAGAAACTTAAAAAAACAGTTTTAAAAGAACTAAAGGCATTTATTTTTCTTTGAAGATTTAAATTTATTTGACTTGTATAAAAAAAATTATTTTTTTGAATACTATTTCAAAAATCTATATCATAAAAATTTCAATTATGTGAGATAAATGAAAGGTCATTAATTTCTTTCAAATTATTTTCAATTGATTTTTTTGATAATTTATAAATATTTAAATTAAATAAAATACCGATAAATACTTTAATTACATTTGTTAATGTCAGTATAATGATAAATTTAAAATTTATGAAGAATATAAGTGGAAATACAAGAGTTATCGATAACAGGAAAGTAGGTCAAAAAAATACAAACAATGCATAAAATTCAGAAATTAAGTTAATTGATAAAAATCTAATAGTAATGTCATTTTTAGTTATTTTTTCAATTTGAGTAAATTTAGCTTGTTGAATATTTTTTATAAAATTATTTTTTATTGTTTTAGATATTATTCTTTTAATTTTGTTTAAAAAAATATTATTTACAAAAGCAACAGCAATGACAGTGAGGGATATTCAAAATAAAAACAATAGATTTTTAAAAGATTGTTCATTGTTTTTATTTTGAATAGCATTAAATATATCTTTATTTAAAAAAGATAAAAAATAGTTTAAAAGAACAGAAATTAGAGCTAATAAAATTATTAAAATCAAAAAATTAGCCTTAATTTTAAAAGGAAATTGAAATTTATACATATATTTATTTTCAATATTTTTATTTTTTTGATTTTTTGTAAATAAGATAATTGAAGAAAAAATAAGCTTGAAATTTTCAAAAGAAATTTTTCTTTTGCCATTAATTGAATCGTATGTTTCGAAATAGTTTTTATGAATTTTTTTTATGATTATATAATGAAAAAAATTATCAACTTTAATCAGTGTAATAATTGGATCTTTAATATTTAAGTTTATTAATTCCTCAAACGTCATTTTGAAAGGGTCGATATTAATCGAAACTTTATTTGCTATTTTTTTTAATTCAGTAATTGAAATTCCATTTTCTGAATAATTTGTTAAGTATTTTAATTCATTAATATCGAGCCACTTTTTTCAATAAAACTTATATAACGATTGAATTATGTAAATTCCGCAATCTTTCAAACTATCTTGTTCTTTAATTTTCATATTTAAATTTTTATAAAAAAGAAAAAAATATTTGTTTTTATAAGAAAAACTGACGAAAACTTCAAACTAAATAAAAAGAAAAATAAATATTTATTTTTTTATATAAAATTAATAATTATGAAAAAGAATAGTAGTAAAAAAATATTATTAACTTTAAGTTCCATAGGAGCAGCTGTTTCGATTTTTTCACCTATTTTAGTTGCTGCTTCATGTTCACACGAATTACCAGTTTTATCAATATCGGAAGATCCAAAGTATTCGTTTATTAATGAAAAAAGGGAAAGAGTTATTAAAGGAAGTGCAAAAGAGTTTTATGATTTAAATACTCAATTTGTTTTTAATCCTGTTAATTCTAATGACAAGAGATATCCACTTTTTATTAATGGGAAAATAAATATAAATAATAGTGCAAAAAACGAGCCTTATAAAATTAAGCCAAATTTTGCATTCTTAAAATTTGATAATTTAACACCACGCTACGATTATCGTTTATTTTCTTTTACATATGATGAACTAGTTGCTAATTTACCTGGTGTTTCCACAAGATCTAAATATGCAAAATATCGTAATGATCCAAGAGCGGTTTTTGTAGTTTTATACTGAGTTGCAAAAACAAGTGAAGCTGCTCCTAACTTTGAAAATGATATTATAGCTCCGTCGCGAGCAAGATTTACTAACGCACCAGCAAATATTGAAGAAGCACCTTGACCATTTTTGAAAGACATTTCAAATGATTTAAGAGGATTTTGAAAAGATGTTATTGAACCTGTGGTTTTAATTTTTGAAAGAGAGTAAATTTATGAAAAAAATAAGAACAAGATATGCTCCAAGCCCAACAGGATTTTTACATATTGGTGGAGCAAGAACAGCTTTATTTAATTATTTATTTGCAAAGCATTTTAATGGAACTTTTATTTTTAGATTAGAAGATACAGATGTGGCAAGAAATGTTGTTGGTGGAGAAGAAAGCCAATTAAATAACTTGGCATGATTAGGAATTATTCCAGATGAAAGTCCATTAAATCCAAATGAAAAATATGGTAATTATCGTCAATCTGAAAAATTAGAAATTTATAAAGAAATAGCTAATAAATTAATTGCAGATGGTTTTGCATATAAAGCATATGATACTTCTGAAGAACTTGAAATGCAACATAAGGAACAAGAGGAAGCAAAAATTGCTTCATTTAGATATGATCCTAATTGATTGCAAATTAATAATGAAGAAAAAGAAAGACGTGATAAAAATAATGAGTATTCAATCAGACTAAAATTGAAAAAAAATACAGTTTATGGTTGAGAAGACTTAGTTAGAGGCCATATTGAAGTAAATAGCGATGATATTGGTGATTTTGTGATTGTTAAAAGTGATGGATATCCAACTTATAATTTTGCTGTTGTTGTTGATGATCACCAAATGGAGATTTCTCATGTTTTAAGAGGTGAGGAACATATTACAAATACTCCTAAACAATTAGCTATTTATGAAGCCTTAAATTGACAACCACCAGTTTTTGGTCATTTAACTATTATTACTAACATGGAAGGGAAGAAACTTTCAAAAAGAGATAAAAGTTTAAAACAATTTATTGAAGATTATAAAAATGAAGGTTATCACCCACATGCTATTTTTAATTTTTTATCATTATTAGGTTGAACTTCAAAAGATAGTAAAGAAATAATGTCTCACGAAGAATTGATTGAAAATTTTGATCCTGAAAGATTATCAAAGTCTCCTTCAAAATTTGATATTGTAAAAATGGAATGATTTTCAAAACAATATATAAAAAAAATAGACAATAACTCAATTATTAAAAATATTTTTTCTCCTTTTTCAAAAGAATGAAATGAATTGTTTGTTGAAACATATAAACAATCAGCCGCAACCTTAACTGAAATTAAAAATAATTTAAATATTTATATCAATCCAAAACACGAAACAAATTTATCTATTTTAAATTTAGAGGTAGTAAAAACATTTGAAGAATTGTTAAAAAATGTAGATTTTTCAATAGAAAATATTCAAAAATGCATTGACGAAACTAAAAATAAATTGAACCTTAAAGGAAAAGAATTATTTATGCCGATTAGAATTGCTACAACATATGAAGAACATGGCCCTGAATTAGCTAAAGCAATTTATTTATTCGGTAAAGAAATAGTCTTAGAAAGATTGAAAAAATGAAATTAAAGTACATTTTAACTTCAGAAATTGATAATCAAGAAAAAAAAGTTATCGAAACCAATTTTGTTAACTTTATTGAAAAAGAAGAAGGCAAATATGTTATTTTTGAATTTATTGATGAAAAAAACATGAAATGTAATTTAAAAATTAGCGATGATGAAGTTGAAATATCGTATGCAAAGCAAAGTTTTTTTATGAAAAAAAATCAATTTATTAATAATAAATTAATAATATCTGAAACTGATTTTTTTGACATTCAAGTATATTTAATTAAGGTTATTATTAGTAAAGAATTAGTTAGCTTTACATATGATTTATTGCAAAATAAAAGCATAATTGTTAGAAATACAATAAGTTTAATTTTTCAAAATAATTAAATTATCGTTTTCTATAGCGAAATATAAAGTTTTTTAATTTATAAGCCTTCCAACTTTACTATATTTAGAGTTAGACTAGTTTTTTTAAAAAAGCAGTGTAAGTAATTAAATTTTAAAACTTTAAAAGAAAGACAGCAAGTTTAATTTATAAAATTCAGCCAATTTAATTAAGGCTGAATTTATATTTTTTATTTTTTTTATGTAGTCATAAAAAATTATTTATTCAATTATTTCGTTTGTTCTTTTTTTTTGATTCTTTTAATAATTTATTTCTTTATGAATTGCAGGTGTTGTAATTATATAAATAAACCCCAAAGTCTTTCGAATTTACTTGGTCCAACTTTTGAGTTTATTATATGTTTTAACATATTTGTTATTTTTATTTATTTTTTATTGAGCAATATATATACCAAAATAGTTATTGAGTAAGGCGTAATAATGTGTGGATTTTTAGATTTTATTTATCGCTTATTTTATACAATTTAGTAATCTTGAGATAATAACTATTTTGAATATTGTAATTTTAATCCTTTTAATTTTTTTACTAATTGGTTTAGTATTCTTTTTAAGAATTAAATTTTAAAAAATAAAACCTAATTTAAAATTAAGTTTATGTTTTTATTTTAAAATATTTTGCTTATGTAATTAATAAAGTGTAATAAAATATCTATTATGAATTATAAAATTAGCAAAGCGAAATTTAAAAATAAACTACTTTATTCTATTATTGTTGGATTACCGATAATTTTAGGTCCGATATTTGTATCTTGTAAAAATGAAGATAATAATAAATTAGCTAACGGCAATCAATATAAGAGACTTGATGATTCTCAACTTGCAACAATTCATAATCAGTTTGTTTTCGAGCTAACACCAGAAGCAAATAAAGAATATAATTCAAATGCGAATATTACTCTCTTTAAGTTTGGGAATGTTATTAACAAGTTAAATAAAAAATATAATTCAGGTCATTATGATGATGGGGATAAAATTGCTAATGATCCAGAATTTAAAAAATATTTTAATTTTTATAAACCAGATATATCAAAGATTAGTAAAGTTCATAGAATTGATATTAAATTTGGATTTGACAATTCCACTAAATTAGTTAATTTATATTACGATGTTATTTGTTTTGATTTAAGAATTAACGAAAAAACAAATGAAAAAATTTCTTTAGACTTAGGTGAATAAAAATATAAAAAAAGATTTCTTAAAGCTTTTTAGTTTGAAAGCTAAAGAAATCTTTTTTATTATTTTCGGATAGAGAATTAACTAAATCTAAAATATTATTATCTAAATTAATGCGATTAATATTGTCATAAATATAATTTTTTGCTTCTTGATATTTTATTAAAAATTCATTATGTTGGTTTTTGTTTATTTCTAAAGATATTTGGCTTAGTATATTTTTTAATAAATTCATTATATTTTTAAGTGGTGGCGACGCTAAAGTATCATCATTATTTAAAATTAAATTTTCATTATAAATATATTGCTTGAAATCATTTTTTAATTCATTTTTAAATTCATTTTCTTTTTTGTTTAACATAGCTTCGTTATCAAATTTAAAATTTTCTAAATAAAAATTTAGGTTGGATAATGAATCAATGGCTTGTTCGAAAAAACTTTTAAATTCAAATAAAAGTTTAGAAAATGTATTACCTGATTTTTCAGTTCAAAAATCATTATAATATTTTTCTAAATTTTTTTTATTTTCACTTAAACTTTGTTCTTCTATTAATTCTTTAATTGAGGTTTGGACAATATCATAATTTTTATAAAATGAATAATATGAATAATTAAAAAAACGCATCATTCTTTTTAACTCTAAAGCTTCTTTTTTAATTATCTGGTTAAATATTGATTTTTTTTGGTTTTGATTTGTTTCAAATTCTACATTTTTTGAATTAAAATCTTCTTTTTTACTACAAGAAATAGTAACCAAAGTCGTAATAGGAATTGTTAAAAATGAAATTAATTTAAATTTACTCATTTATAACTCCTTTTGAAATAATTTTGAAATCAAGATTATTTCTACTATTTAATAAATTAGAAACTGTAATTTTTAAATTATAAAAAGGTTGTTGATTTTTCGTTGAAAAACTAAAATCATTTTCTGATATAAATTTGTAAAAATTAAAACTTAATTCAACTTCATTTTCTCTTTGAATAACACTGTCAAGTTCTATTTTTTTAACACCAGTATTTAAATTAGAATTTTGAGTTTCAAGAGCATAGGCTAGAAGATAATTATTTAAATAAGCAGTTAAAATATTTGCAATATCAGAATTTTTTTCAATCTTATTAGTATTTTGGATTTTGATGTAACTTTGAGTTTTAACTAAAGCTTTTTTTATCAAGTCTTTAAATAAAGAAGTATCTGAAAAATCATTTAATTTAAGAGTTTTGAATGATATAGTTTTATTTTTGTGATATATTGCATAATCTTTATTATTAAGTTCATTTATGTCTAAAAGTTTTGTTGCTAAACCTTTTAATAAATGACCGTGATCATCAAAATTAGAACTTAATAATGCATAATCCTTTGTTTCACCATTTTTTTTGTAAACACGTATTATTAATCTAATGATTTGGCTTGTTTGATAATAATTAGTAAATTGGACATCAATAACTTCATATTTTTCATCTTGTTTTTGATATATTTCTGGTATATCGAGTTGTAAACGACTTTTAAATTTTGAAAATAAGTAAACTAGACCGCGCGAGTTTCAATAATCAATACTATTATAACCTTTTATAAATGAATTAATATCTTTACCTAAATCTAAATTTTTATCTTGTTTAATAGTTAAATAGGCATTTTGAACATAATCATTAAATAAAGGCAACTGTTCGTTTAGTCCTTGTTCACCAACACCAAATTTTAAATTTGTGGCATAATTTCTAAATCCATTAATATAAAAAGTTTTTTCCTTTATCTGATTATTTATTATGCTTTCGTTTTGAAAGTTAATTATATCTTTTATTTTAAAAGCTATGTATCTTTGGTTTGAAAAATCATTTTCTTTTACTTCAGCTTTGTTTCAATCAATATCTATTTTTTTTATGTTCAAATCAAATTTATTTAAATATAAAATTAGAAAATTTAAAAATGTTCTTCTAAATATTTCACTATCACTATTTAGCCATGATTCAGCTTGGATAAATTCATTATTAAATAAATATCTTTTTAAATAATTTTTACCTTGACTATTTAATAAATGGTTTGTGTTCATTAAATTATTATTTGTTTTAATATCGTGAACTAAACGAAAAATAATTGTTTGAAAATCAAAAAAATATGGATTGGATACACGAAAATAATCAGTTTCTTTATTTAAATTAGCTAAATAATAAAATCACAAATCTGAAAATCCACCAGCTTTTTTTATCTCGTTAAAATCATATTCAGTAAAAAAATTATTTAAAATGTTAGATTTTGAAATATTAACTTTACTAATTTTAAAGTTATCATATTCTGTTTTTATTTGTTTTCAAGATTCTTTTATTTTAAAAGAAGGTTTGTACTTATTTTGCGAGTCGAATATTAATTCATTTTCTTTAGAAATTTTTTGAACATAATTTAAATAAGTAATTGAACCATCTTTTGCTGGTTTTAAATTATAAAAAATAGGTTCAAAATTATGTAACGTTGCAATCTGAGATAAATTTAATCTTGATAGATATTTAATATTTACTTTTTTTTCATCAATGCTTATTTCATTAGCTATTTTATGCTTACAAGAAATAGAAATTATTGGAAGAAAGAAACTTCCAATAACACCAAATAATAATAATTTTTTCAATTTCATATTATTCATTAGATAAATTTAAAAAAATTGTAGCATTTCCTTCAGTTTGTCTTCCATCCAAACATTTAATTTTAAAATAATAGTAAATATTTCTTTGTTGTGAATCTCACCCAAAATAGCAATGAACTTCATGATTACCAGCAAAATAAACTAAATTAGGAATATAGATATTAAAATATTTTTTAAATTCTTCATTTTTTAGATCACTTGGAGAAAAATTATATCTTTGCGTTGTTTTATTTAGATGTTTTTTGAACAATTTACCAATTTTTTTTCATAACCTTCTCTTATATTCATCTTTTTTTGTTTCATCTTCTAATTTGTTATATTCTTTTTTTTCCTCTTCTGAAAGATCGAAACTAGAATTTTTTATTGTGTGATCAACAACGAGTCTTAACTGCTCACCAATTAGTGAACCATCACGATCTATCGATTTATCTTCAACATCTTTTAATTTAATTAAAGAAATATCAATATCTCTTTTGCTTTCTTTTTCTTTTAGTGGCTCTCCTTCAAGAATTGTTGAATTTGTTTTGCCATTATTTTTTATTGAAGAATCATCATTTGTTGTAGCTATTTGTTTTTCTTCTTTTTTGCAGCTACTTAACAAAATGGTTAATCCTAAAATAGGTGTTAACGTTAGTCCTAATGTTAAAAATTTTAATTTTTTATTTTTTTTCATATTATTTTCTCTACCTAATTTTAATTTATAAGTAATTAAATTATAATTTTTTTATTAATTTTTACAAAAAAAGAGTAATAAATTAAGGCACAAAAAGTTAACAATTTATACATATTTTAACACTATAGTAAATTTTAATTCACCCTAAAGTTTTAGATTGTTTTTTTGCTTCTTAACACTGTTTTGTTGTCATTTTTTGCCAAATTGAAAAAAAAAAAAAAGAAGAAAATTATTTTATAAACATTGAATAAAAATAGTTTTTTATTTATTAAAAATTTTGAAAGGCAAAAATGAAAAAACTAAACAAATTTCTATTATCTTTTGGTTCAGTAGCTTCTTTAGTTGCTTTACCAACAATTTTAGCTTCTTGTGCTGATGAAAAAGAAAAATCTAAAGTAGATGAAGAATTACAAAAAATTAAACAAGAATATGAACAAAAACTAAGTGAATTAAAAACTTTAAAAACAACGTTAGAAGAAAAAATCAAAAAAAGTGATGAAACTAATACTGAATTGTCAGAACAAATAAAAAAAACAAATGAAAAAATTGAAGATTTACAAAAAATGCTTGTACTTAATAAACTTAATGAATCTGAAAAAGTAATGTATAAACTATTTTCAGATTTATTAAATACAACACACGGTAGAAAAGCTGGAAATTTAAATAATTTTAAAAAAGAATTACTTGACGCAACAACAAAAGAAATTAAATTAGAAAACGGAAAAAGATTAACTACAGAGATAGTTGAAAAAAACTTATTATATAAATTTGGAGATGATACAAATAAACCCAAAGAAAATATTTCAAACTATGGTAGCTATTATGCATATGAATATTTAAAGAAACAAATTAAAGATATGGGATATCAAGAATTAGATAATGGGCAAATAACATATCCAGAATACAATAAAAAACAAATAAGCCTTAAAAAACATTATTTAAGTATTTATGATGCGCAAAAGGATAAAGCCGTTATAGATAATATGAACGAAAATATTAAAAAAGATGGCTTTTTTACTAATGGCTTCTTATTTGATTTTAAAGAGAATAATTTAAAAAATAACGTTGGTAACAATATTGTTGTCACAATTAATCCTACCGGTAAAGCTAAGGATAAAAATCCAAAAGATTTCTACATTGTTTCACATTTTGATTCAACAAATAATGTGGGCCCAAAAGGTGTTTCGTGAGGGGCTACCGATAATGCAACAGGAGTTACTGTTAACTTAAGATTATTAAAACATTTTGCTGATGTTGAAAATAGAAAAAAATTAGCTGTTAGATTACATTTAATTTTTGTTGATGCTGAAGAATTAGGAAAATTAGGTTCTTATGCTTTTGTAAATCAATTTTTAACTGGCGAAAACAATGAATTATTAAAAAATTCTTTAGGTATGATTAATATGGATACTGTTGCTGGTGGTGATTATATGTATATTCACTCTCCAAAAACAAGTCCTGATCACGAAGCAGTACTACCCGATTCTAATCTTTCTAAAGAATTACGTGATCTTATAAATAAAGTTTCTAAAGATAGAGCAACTAAATTAAAAGATAATGAACAAGAATTGCAAATTCACCCTCAATATTCAGGTGCATATAAAGAAGGTGAAACAGGGGATTGATCAGATCATGCTCCATTTTACCAAATTGCAAAATTACCAGTTGCTTATGTAGAATCAACAAATTTTTCTATTCTTTCTAAATACGAAGTATATGATGGATATGCTCAAACAATGAATCCTAAAGCGTGAGTTTTAAAAGACGGTACAACGATTCCTTCATTAAAGAAAAGAGTTCTAGAAGATAAAAAAACTGTTGTTTATGACTGACCTGATGGACTTAAAAAAGAAGACTTTGCAATTTTAGGTGATATTTGACATTCAGATTTAGATACATTAGAATGAGTTAACAAAAATATTGGTTCAAAAATTTACAAACAACTTGATACAGTTTTTGAAACCCTTAAAGAATTATTAACTAATAATTTAGGTAAAGTAGAAAATGAAAAAATATCTTACCCAGAATTAAATAAACAACCTGCTATCGAGGAAAGTGAAACAAACGGTTCAGAAGAAAATTCAGATGGACACACAGGAGACGGTGAAGAAGAAAGTTCAGGCAGTAGTGAAGAAGAGACAGTTTAATAATTAAAATAAATAATTTATAAAAAGTAATAACAAAACTAGATTAATCTAAAATTAGGTTTTAATCTAGTTTTTTATTTAACTTTTAAATTAAAAATTAATATAGACATATATTTCATCTTCTAAACAACATTATTTTTTATATATGTGTAAAAATAATGTATTATATTCATATGTTTAAATGGGAATACATATGAATAAATTTTATTCTTGTTTTGTTAGGTTACTTTATTGGTTCAATTAATATAAGTATTATTCTTTCAAAAAAGAAAAATAAAGATATTCGTAAATTTGGTTCAAATAACGCAGGTGCTACTAATGCTTTAAGAGTATTTGGCTTTAAATTTGCTTTGTTAGTTTTTAGTTTTGATTTACTAAAAACATTTATTCCAACAATGATAGCTTTCGGGATAAAAAAAATAATAAATAACGAATATATAATTCCTTTATTTGCTGGTGCTGGAGCATTTATAGGCCATATCATTCCTTGCTTTTTTAAATTTAAGGGAGGTAAGGGTGTCGCTTGCTTTGTTGGTATGATTCTTGCATTTGATTTAATTACATTTTTATTATTTATACTTTTTTATATCATTCTTCTTTACATTATTAAATATGTTTCTTTAACTTCAGTTATTTCAACAATAATTTTTGCTTTTTTTTCTTTTATTCCTTATTATTATTCGACTTGATTTTTATCATTTATAAATTATGATATTCCAAAATGATCGCACAGTTATATTTTAGTTTTTTTATCAGTTTTAATACTATTAAAACATATACCAAACTATATACGATTAGCAAATAAAGAAGAGAAAAAAATCAGTTTTAAAATAAAAAATTAGCAATTAAGATTTTAAAGTGCTAATTTAGTGCTAAAATTATATAATATTAAATATTAAGGAGACTTTTTTAATATTATGGAATTAAAGAATCGTCATTTAGAAATTTTTAAACTAATTGTCGAAATGTTTTTTGAAACTGGTGAGCCAGTCGGATCTAAAAAATTAGTTGAGTTAAAAAAAATTTCTCTTTCTTCAGCAACAATAAGAAATATTATGGCTGATTTAGAAAAAGTTGGATATTTAGAGAAACCACATATATCTGGGGGTAGAATTCCTTCAACTAAAGGATTAGAATATTACACTAAACATATTGCTTATGATCCTAAAAAGTTTTTTAATAAAAATTTAAATGATATTTTAGCTAAAAAGCGTTTAAATGTTAATACAACTTTAGATGAAGCAGCTGATTTAATAAGCAAAATGGCACATTTTACTGTTGTTGCTACTTCAAATAATAAAGATGAAAAACTTAAAAGTATTCAGCTAACACCTTTAGATGCTAATTCAGCAGTTATTGTTATTGTTACGAGTACGGGAAATGTGCAAAATAAATTATTTGATTTTGAAGATGGCATTGTTTTAAATGACTTAAGAATAGCTGTTAGATTATTTAAAGAAAGGCTAATTGATACA includes:
- the hrcA gene encoding heat-inducible transcriptional repressor HrcA; its protein translation is MELKNRHLEIFKLIVEMFFETGEPVGSKKLVELKKISLSSATIRNIMADLEKVGYLEKPHISGGRIPSTKGLEYYTKHIAYDPKKFFNKNLNDILAKKRLNVNTTLDEAADLISKMAHFTVVATSNNKDEKLKSIQLTPLDANSAVIVIVTSTGNVQNKLFDFEDGIVLNDLRIAVRLFKERLIDTPLIHLASRVQALVPLFKEKIGNYERIIEKFIKTIFVFEEKIQNKTYNKDAMILSKNISREELVVLLELIEKHSVWSTIENNLDEDSKIRLDFSRENLNIISKKIDFENDQNIKEISIMGPKNIDIEETLEALNVLSKLVAKGGK
- the plsY gene encoding glycerol-3-phosphate 1-O-acyltransferase PlsY gives rise to the protein MFKWEYIWINFILVLLGYFIGSINISIILSKKKNKDIRKFGSNNAGATNALRVFGFKFALLVFSFDLLKTFIPTMIAFGIKKIINNEYIIPLFAGAGAFIGHIIPCFFKFKGGKGVACFVGMILAFDLITFLLFILFYIILLYIIKYVSLTSVISTIIFAFFSFIPYYYSTWFLSFINYDIPKWSHSYILVFLSVLILLKHIPNYIRLANKEEKKISFKIKN
- a CDS encoding M28 family peptidase codes for the protein MKKLNKFLLSFGSVASLVALPTILASCADEKEKSKVDEELQKIKQEYEQKLSELKTLKTTLEEKIKKSDETNTELSEQIKKTNEKIEDLQKMLVLNKLNESEKVMYKLFSDLLNTTHGRKAGNLNNFKKELLDATTKEIKLENGKRLTTEIVEKNLLYKFGDDTNKPKENISNYGSYYAYEYLKKQIKDMGYQELDNGQITYPEYNKKQISLKKHYLSIYDAQKDKAVIDNMNENIKKDGFFTNGFLFDFKENNLKNNVGNNIVVTINPTGKAKDKNPKDFYIVSHFDSTNNVGPKGVSWGATDNATGVTVNLRLLKHFADVENRKKLAVRLHLIFVDAEELGKLGSYAFVNQFLTGENNELLKNSLGMINMDTVAGGDYMYIHSPKTSPDHEAVLPDSNLSKELRDLINKVSKDRATKLKDNEQELQIHPQYSGAYKEGETGDWSDHAPFYQIAKLPVAYVESTNFSILSKYEVYDGYAQTMNPKAWVLKDGTTIPSLKKRVLEDKKTVVYDWPDGLKKEDFAILGDIWHSDLDTLEWVNKNIGSKIYKQLDTVFETLKELLTNNLGKVENEKISYPELNKQPAIEESETNGSEENSDGHTGDGEEESSGSSEEETV